DNA sequence from the Egibacteraceae bacterium genome:
AGCAACGTCGCCGGCGCGGGCGGGGTCACGCGGGTGGGGCTCGAGGGGGCCACGAGGGGGCAGTGTCGCACGCGGGCACCCGACGGCGGGCCATCCGGGCACGGACGACCGCCGGGTAAGGTGCGCGGCGTGCCCGACACCGAGCCTGACCCGCAGCGGTGGCGCGGATCCGAGCCGTGGTTTGCTCCCGTCGCGCTCGTCCTGCGGGCGCTGGCGTGGCTGCTCGCCGACGTCCGGGTGGTGCGCCCCGACCGGCTGCCGCGCTCGGGCCCGGTCGTGGTGGCCGCCAACCACGTCTCCAGGCTCGACCCGCCGGTCGTCGGCGTCGTGGTCTACCGGTTGCGCGGCCGGGTGCGCTTCCTCGTCGTGGAGGAGTTGTTCCGCACGCCGGTGCTGGGCTGGGCGCTGCGGACGACCCGGATGATCCCCGTCCGCCGGGGCGGGGGGACCGAGCGGATGGTGGCCGAGGCCGTCGCGGCCCTGCAGGCCGACCAGGCGATGATCGTGTACCCCGAGGGCACGATCCCGGCTCCCGGGGAGGTCCTGGCGGGCCGGCCCGGCGCCGGCCTCCTGGCGCTCAGGGCGCACCGGATGGGCGTGCCGGTCGTCCCGATGGCCTCCTGGGGTCTGGACCACCGGGGGCACGGGCGCATGCGCCTGCTGCGCCGCCGGGCGACGGTGACCTTCGGACCGCCGGTGGACCTGTCGGCTTGGGCCGAGCGGGACGACCGCGAGGCGCAGCTTCAGGCCGGCGCGGCGGTGCTCGCCGCGGTGCGCTCCCTGCTGCCAGGGCCGGAGTGCGGCGGCCGCGACCGATGACGGCGGCCCCGGCCCGGAAGGGCCGGGGCCGCCGTGCGGACCAACGAGGTGCTACGCGGCGACGC
Encoded proteins:
- a CDS encoding lysophospholipid acyltransferase family protein translates to MPDTEPDPQRWRGSEPWFAPVALVLRALAWLLADVRVVRPDRLPRSGPVVVAANHVSRLDPPVVGVVVYRLRGRVRFLVVEELFRTPVLGWALRTTRMIPVRRGGGTERMVAEAVAALQADQAMIVYPEGTIPAPGEVLAGRPGAGLLALRAHRMGVPVVPMASWGLDHRGHGRMRLLRRRATVTFGPPVDLSAWAERDDREAQLQAGAAVLAAVRSLLPGPECGGRDR